One Halobaculum roseum DNA segment encodes these proteins:
- a CDS encoding phosphomannomutase — translation MDLFGTAGIRGSATERVTPGLVLDVARALGDHAREAGDREFVVGRDGRVTGPALAAAAEAGLESAGAEVRRLGQVPTPALAFASRGRRGVMLTASHNPPTDNGVKAFVDGVEHGEAAETAVEERVGADVSPADWDEWGDGADEGVLDAYRSAVVEYARAFGADPEGVRVAVDCGNGMSAVATPQVLRELGADVVTLNATVDGHFPGRESKPTPESLADLREFVREGAADFGIGHDGDSDRIVVVDGDGEVVHEDTVLAILAERYVRASDAADPVVVTTPNASGRIDERVEAAGGRVERVALGYLHDGIAAARDAGGDVVFAAEPWKHVHTAFGDWIDAVASAAVFTRLVADEGLDGLREPVTERPYRKVSVECPDDDKAAAMERLAETLPAAFPGAEVDSEYGVRLSFGDGSWTLVRPSGTEPYVRVYAEHDEVDPFVEEVAGVVEAAVEAVD, via the coding sequence CGTGGCGCGGGCGCTCGGCGACCACGCCCGCGAGGCCGGCGACCGGGAGTTCGTCGTCGGACGGGACGGTCGCGTCACCGGACCCGCCCTGGCGGCCGCCGCCGAGGCGGGCCTGGAGTCGGCGGGCGCGGAGGTGCGCCGGCTCGGTCAGGTGCCGACGCCGGCTCTGGCGTTCGCCTCGCGCGGGCGCCGCGGCGTGATGCTCACCGCCTCGCACAACCCGCCGACCGACAACGGCGTCAAGGCGTTCGTCGACGGCGTCGAGCACGGCGAGGCGGCCGAGACGGCCGTCGAGGAGCGCGTCGGCGCCGATGTCTCGCCGGCCGACTGGGACGAGTGGGGCGACGGCGCCGACGAGGGCGTGCTCGACGCGTACCGCTCGGCCGTCGTCGAGTACGCCCGGGCGTTCGGCGCGGACCCCGAGGGCGTCCGCGTCGCCGTCGACTGCGGCAACGGGATGTCCGCGGTCGCGACCCCCCAGGTGCTCCGGGAGCTGGGCGCCGACGTGGTGACGCTCAACGCGACTGTCGACGGCCACTTCCCCGGCCGCGAGTCGAAGCCGACGCCCGAGTCGCTGGCGGACCTCCGCGAGTTCGTTCGCGAGGGGGCCGCGGACTTCGGGATCGGCCACGACGGGGACTCCGACCGGATCGTCGTCGTCGACGGCGACGGCGAGGTCGTCCACGAGGACACGGTGCTGGCGATCCTCGCCGAGCGCTACGTCCGCGCGAGCGACGCGGCCGATCCGGTCGTCGTGACGACGCCGAACGCGTCGGGCCGGATCGACGAACGCGTCGAGGCCGCCGGCGGACGCGTCGAGCGCGTGGCGCTCGGCTACCTCCACGACGGTATCGCCGCCGCCCGCGACGCCGGCGGCGACGTGGTCTTCGCGGCCGAGCCGTGGAAGCACGTCCACACCGCCTTCGGCGACTGGATCGACGCCGTCGCCAGCGCGGCGGTGTTCACGCGGCTCGTCGCCGACGAGGGGCTCGACGGCCTGCGTGAGCCCGTCACCGAGCGCCCGTACCGGAAGGTCAGCGTCGAGTGCCCCGACGACGACAAGGCCGCCGCCATGGAGCGGCTCGCGGAGACGCTTCCGGCGGCGTTCCCCGGCGCCGAGGTGGACTCGGAGTACGGCGTCCGGCTCTCCTTCGGCGACGGCTCGTGGACGCTCGTTCGCCCCTCCGGCACCGAGCCGTACGTGCGCGTGTACGCGGAACACGACGAGGTCGACCCGTTCGTCGAGGAGGTCGCCGGCGTCGTCGAGGCGGCGGTCGAGGCGGTCGACTGA